One genomic segment of Paenibacillus durus includes these proteins:
- a CDS encoding F0F1 ATP synthase subunit delta: MSQDTVVAKRYAKALFEVAVEEKKTLEVEQELKALVSALDSNTDLQRFISTPKISGEDKLAVLKQTLEGKLSNVVINTLELLVERGRMSILSELLDSYVKIEGESLGLADATVYSMYELNEQEKKAVAEEFGTLTGRKIRVANVVDKSLLGGLKVIIGDTLYDGSLAGKLERLEKSFNDKHRR; this comes from the coding sequence ATGAGTCAGGATACGGTAGTTGCCAAAAGATACGCGAAGGCATTGTTTGAGGTGGCTGTTGAAGAGAAGAAGACGCTGGAAGTGGAGCAAGAGCTAAAAGCCCTGGTTTCCGCTCTGGATTCGAACACCGATCTTCAAAGGTTCATCAGCACTCCGAAAATTTCGGGGGAGGACAAGCTGGCGGTGCTCAAACAAACGCTTGAAGGCAAGCTGTCGAATGTCGTAATTAACACGCTTGAACTTCTCGTAGAGCGCGGCAGAATGAGCATCCTTTCCGAACTGCTAGACAGCTATGTCAAGATTGAGGGCGAGAGCCTGGGTCTTGCCGACGCTACCGTTTATTCCATGTATGAGCTGAACGAGCAGGAAAAGAAAGCTGTCGCCGAAGAATTCGGCACCTTGACCGGCCGTAAGATTCGCGTTGCCAATGTAGTGGATAAAAGCTTGCTGGGCGGACTGAAAGTTATCATCGGCGATACGCTGTACGACGGCAGCCTTGCCGGCAAGCTGGAACGTCTGGAAAAATCCTTTAACGATAAGCACAGAAGATAG
- the atpF gene encoding F0F1 ATP synthase subunit B, whose translation MNFSYTSLVLALIAFLILYFLLNKYAFGPLFSVMEKRRELVLQQINEASQTREQAVAYVEEQKQALQDARKEAYDIIEQSRQTSNKQTEQLLEQAKAEAARIKDEAVRDIQNEKNKAVEALRSELGSASVKIASKLLEKEVSSDAAQEELVDQYLKEVGGRS comes from the coding sequence GTGAATTTTTCATACACATCGCTCGTCCTGGCGCTGATCGCTTTTCTTATCTTGTATTTCCTGCTTAACAAATACGCGTTCGGCCCCTTGTTCTCCGTTATGGAGAAACGGCGGGAGCTGGTATTGCAGCAAATTAATGAAGCTTCGCAGACGCGGGAGCAGGCGGTCGCTTACGTAGAGGAACAGAAGCAGGCTCTCCAGGATGCCCGCAAAGAAGCTTATGACATTATCGAGCAGTCCAGACAGACTAGCAACAAGCAAACCGAACAACTGCTTGAACAAGCCAAAGCGGAAGCGGCTCGAATCAAGGATGAGGCTGTCCGCGACATTCAGAACGAAAAGAACAAGGCCGTCGAGGCGCTGCGCAGCGAGCTCGGTTCGGCTTCCGTAAAAATCGCATCCAAGCTGCTTGAGAAGGAAGTCAGCTCGGACGCCGCGCAGGAGGAACTCGTTGATCAATACCTCAAAGAGGTTGGGGGCAGATCATGA
- the atpE gene encoding F0F1 ATP synthase subunit C — translation MGVMAYIAAAIAIGLGALGAGIGNGLIVSKTVEGIARQPEARGTLQTTMYIGVALVEALPIIGVVLAFIFYAGAGS, via the coding sequence ATGGGAGTTATGGCATATATCGCGGCAGCAATCGCGATAGGTTTGGGCGCACTTGGCGCAGGTATTGGTAACGGTCTGATTGTCAGCAAGACGGTTGAAGGCATCGCCCGTCAGCCTGAGGCTAGAGGGACGCTTCAAACGACAATGTACATTGGTGTGGCTCTGGTAGAAGCCCTGCCGATTATCGGTGTCGTACTTGCCTTCATTTTCTATGCAGGAGCAGGCTCCTAA
- the atpB gene encoding F0F1 ATP synthase subunit A, translating to MHLSPNIKLAGLEFDLSIVLMLIVTCTIVLIIARLATRNLSVENPGKMQNFMEWLVEFVQGMMSSTMDLKKGKPFLSLGLTLILFIFVGNMLGLPFGIVTEYHDASKATFFNQPLVNVVEEIHKVHAANPAGEAEVGVSWWKSPTADPAVSLGLAGLIFLIVHFLGITRNTKAYFKHYLQPFPVFLPINLIEQFSKLLTHGMRLFGNIFAGEVLIAQLVKLGSLGALGFVASIPLLIVWQGFSIFVGSIQAFVFTMLTFLYISQAITTHEDH from the coding sequence ATGCATTTATCACCAAATATTAAACTCGCTGGACTCGAATTTGATCTGTCCATCGTGTTGATGCTGATCGTTACCTGTACAATCGTCTTGATTATTGCTCGTCTGGCGACGCGGAATCTTTCCGTGGAGAACCCCGGCAAAATGCAAAACTTCATGGAATGGCTCGTTGAATTTGTACAAGGCATGATGTCCAGCACAATGGATTTGAAGAAAGGCAAGCCTTTCCTCAGTCTTGGACTAACGCTGATCCTGTTTATATTTGTCGGAAATATGCTTGGCTTGCCGTTCGGGATTGTTACCGAGTACCACGATGCAAGCAAAGCGACGTTCTTTAACCAACCGCTTGTAAATGTTGTGGAGGAAATCCATAAGGTCCATGCCGCTAATCCGGCAGGGGAGGCAGAAGTCGGAGTAAGCTGGTGGAAATCGCCTACAGCCGATCCTGCCGTGTCCTTGGGACTAGCTGGATTGATCTTCCTGATCGTCCATTTTCTTGGGATCACTCGCAACACGAAAGCGTATTTCAAACATTATCTTCAACCATTCCCTGTCTTCCTGCCGATTAACCTGATTGAGCAGTTCTCCAAGCTGCTTACACACGGTATGCGTCTTTTCGGTAATATATTCGCCGGGGAAGTGCTGATTGCGCAGCTCGTTAAGCTGGGTTCTCTCGGAGCTCTTGGATTTGTCGCCTCCATCCCGCTGCTTATAGTGTGGCAGGGCTTCAGTATCTTCGTCGGTTCAATCCAGGCATTTGTCTTTACCATGCTGACATTCCTGTACATATCACAGGCGATAACCACGCATGAGGATCATTAG
- a CDS encoding ATP synthase subunit I produces MNDAARMNKLMLMSIAGIIVVCAIIAELMPHRRTVLHGIVLGASVSCLNVFYMAYKVKGIAKSASGESKARATLGFGLRIATSILAVVLALEFPHYFNEIAVCASLATGYFVLPIMGFILLQIEERKHTDGKG; encoded by the coding sequence ATGAATGATGCAGCCAGAATGAACAAACTGATGTTGATGAGCATTGCGGGGATTATTGTCGTTTGTGCTATCATCGCCGAATTGATGCCCCATCGCCGCACCGTCCTTCACGGTATCGTGCTTGGCGCCAGCGTAAGCTGTCTCAATGTTTTTTACATGGCTTACAAAGTGAAAGGAATTGCAAAATCCGCCTCCGGTGAAAGTAAAGCCCGCGCTACGCTGGGTTTCGGGTTGAGGATAGCAACCTCCATCTTGGCGGTTGTACTCGCGCTTGAATTTCCTCATTATTTCAATGAGATCGCCGTATGCGCCAGTCTTGCGACCGGTTATTTCGTACTTCCTATCATGGGATTTATTTTGCTGCAAATTGAGGAACGCAAACATACTGACGGAAAGGGGTGA
- a CDS encoding AtpZ/AtpI family protein, giving the protein MKHPEQPNDENRKLRKSFQAMGLVSAIGIDLAGCTIGGYFFGKWLGSMWGNQGLWVGLGVLFGMLSGAAAIVSLIKKVTRDSDE; this is encoded by the coding sequence ATGAAACATCCTGAACAACCGAATGATGAGAACCGGAAATTACGTAAATCCTTTCAGGCTATGGGTCTTGTCAGTGCCATCGGTATCGATCTTGCCGGCTGTACCATAGGCGGTTATTTTTTCGGGAAATGGCTTGGGAGCATGTGGGGTAACCAAGGTTTGTGGGTTGGTCTAGGTGTTCTTTTCGGCATGCTGTCAGGAGCCGCAGCTATTGTGAGTCTTATCAAAAAAGTGACGAGGGATAGCGATGAATGA
- the wecB gene encoding non-hydrolyzing UDP-N-acetylglucosamine 2-epimerase, with product MSKIKVMTIFGVRPEAIKMAPLVLELQKHPEHIESLVCVTAQHRQLLDQVLEVFNIVPDYDLDVMKDRQTLNEISIRVLAGLEPVLREAKPDLVLVHGDTLTTFLASYASFLQQIQVGHVEAGLRTWNKLSPYPEEMNRQLTGVIADLHFAPTDWSAGNLRHENKKESSVYITGNTVTDVFQYTVQPGYRHPVLEWAEGKRLILMTAHRRESQGEPHRHIFRAVKRIADEFEDVAICYPVHPSPAVKEPAYEILGGHPRIKLIDPLDVVDLHNFYPHTHLILTDSGGLQEEAPSFGVPVLVLRDTTERPEGIEAGTLELVGTDEEKVYQRTHALLTDQDLYQSMSRAANPYGDGKASQRIVNAILHHFGVIEERPDQFHRMFTNNLESE from the coding sequence ATGTCCAAGATTAAAGTAATGACGATTTTCGGTGTCCGTCCCGAGGCAATCAAGATGGCGCCTTTGGTTCTTGAGCTTCAAAAGCATCCCGAACATATCGAATCGCTGGTTTGCGTCACGGCGCAGCACCGGCAGCTGCTTGATCAAGTGCTTGAAGTATTTAACATTGTGCCCGACTACGATTTGGACGTCATGAAGGACCGGCAGACGCTGAACGAGATTTCCATTCGCGTTCTTGCAGGGCTGGAACCCGTACTGCGGGAAGCGAAGCCGGATCTGGTGCTTGTTCACGGAGATACGCTGACGACATTTCTTGCCAGCTACGCCTCTTTTTTGCAGCAGATACAGGTGGGACATGTGGAAGCGGGGCTGCGAACCTGGAACAAGCTCTCTCCATATCCTGAAGAAATGAACCGTCAATTGACCGGCGTGATCGCCGACCTGCACTTCGCTCCGACCGACTGGTCGGCTGGAAATTTGAGACATGAAAACAAAAAAGAATCAAGTGTTTATATCACAGGCAATACGGTGACCGATGTGTTTCAATATACCGTACAGCCGGGCTACCGGCATCCGGTACTGGAATGGGCTGAAGGAAAAAGACTTATTCTGATGACGGCGCACCGCAGGGAGTCTCAAGGCGAACCGCACCGTCATATTTTCCGTGCCGTCAAAAGGATTGCTGATGAATTCGAAGATGTCGCCATCTGTTATCCCGTGCATCCGAGCCCGGCCGTTAAGGAGCCGGCATACGAGATTTTGGGCGGGCATCCCAGAATTAAGCTGATCGATCCGCTGGATGTCGTGGACTTGCACAATTTTTATCCGCATACCCACTTGATTTTGACCGATTCAGGCGGCTTACAGGAAGAAGCCCCCTCCTTCGGAGTTCCTGTTCTTGTGCTGCGCGACACGACGGAGCGTCCGGAAGGCATCGAGGCCGGAACGCTGGAACTGGTAGGTACGGACGAGGAGAAGGTGTATCAACGGACACATGCCTTGCTGACGGATCAAGACCTCTATCAATCCATGAGCCGGGCCGCCAACCCGTACGGAGACGGCAAAGCGTCGCAACGCATTGTCAATGCGATTTTGCACCACTTCGGAGTTATTGAAGAGCGCCCTGACCAATTTCACAGAATGTTCACAAATAATTTAGAATCAGAATAG
- the upp gene encoding uracil phosphoribosyltransferase, with amino-acid sequence MGKLVICDHPLIQHKLTFIRDVRTNTKEFREHVDEVATLMAYEITRDIPLETITVQTPVAETESKVISGRMLGLIPILRAGLGMLEGVLKLLPAAKVGHVGLFRDPETLQPVEYYIKLPTDVQERELIVIDPMLATGGSAIAAITSLKNRGCTQIKMMNLIAAPEGVAAVQEAHPDVDIYVAALDDHLNDHGYIVPGLGDAGDRLYGTK; translated from the coding sequence ATGGGAAAACTGGTGATTTGCGATCATCCTTTGATTCAGCACAAACTGACTTTTATACGCGATGTGCGAACCAATACGAAGGAATTTAGGGAACATGTAGATGAAGTAGCGACTTTGATGGCCTATGAGATTACGCGGGATATTCCTTTGGAAACAATTACTGTGCAGACTCCGGTCGCTGAAACCGAAAGTAAGGTCATCTCCGGCAGAATGCTGGGACTTATCCCGATCCTGCGCGCCGGCCTTGGGATGCTGGAGGGTGTTCTGAAGCTGCTTCCGGCGGCGAAGGTGGGCCATGTCGGCCTGTTCCGTGATCCGGAGACGCTTCAGCCCGTCGAATATTACATCAAGCTGCCTACGGATGTGCAGGAGCGTGAACTGATTGTCATCGATCCGATGCTGGCGACCGGCGGGTCCGCAATCGCGGCTATCACTTCGCTCAAGAACCGCGGCTGCACTCAGATCAAGATGATGAATCTGATTGCCGCTCCCGAAGGCGTTGCCGCCGTTCAGGAAGCCCATCCGGATGTTGACATTTATGTTGCCGCGCTTGACGATCATCTGAACGATCATGGCTATATCGTGCCGGGTCTTGGCGATGCCGGAGACCGGCTGTACGGAACGAAGTGA
- a CDS encoding serine hydroxymethyltransferase produces MEQLRKSDPEVLKAMGLELKRQKANIELIASENIVSEAVIEAMGSVLTNKYAEGYPGKRYYGGCEDVDIVENLARDRAKQLFGADHANVQPHSGAQANMAVYLAALNPGDTVLGMNLAHGGHLTHGSPVNASGLLYNFVAYGVQEDTFLIDYDEVRKAAFKHRPKLIVAGASAYPRTIDFEALASIASDVGSLFMVDMAHIAGLVAAGLHTSPVPHAHFVTTTTHKTLRGPRGGMILCKQPWAAAIDKAVFPGSQGGPLMHVIAAKAVSFGEALQPSFKTYAENVVKNAKVLAETLLGEGVNIVSGGTDNHLMLVDTRNLNITGKDAEKVLDSIGITVNKNAIPFDPTSPFVTSGIRIGTPAVTSRGMDEQAMTEIGKLIAAVLKNPKDEATLQDAARRVAALTERFPIYPSLQY; encoded by the coding sequence ATGGAACAATTGCGCAAGAGTGACCCGGAAGTACTGAAAGCGATGGGACTGGAACTTAAGCGTCAGAAGGCCAATATCGAGCTGATTGCTTCGGAGAATATCGTGAGTGAGGCTGTCATTGAGGCCATGGGCTCCGTGCTGACGAATAAATACGCCGAAGGTTACCCGGGGAAACGTTACTACGGCGGCTGTGAAGATGTGGACATCGTGGAGAATCTGGCCCGTGATCGCGCCAAGCAGCTGTTCGGCGCCGATCATGCCAACGTGCAGCCGCACTCCGGCGCGCAGGCGAACATGGCTGTGTACCTCGCCGCGCTCAATCCGGGAGATACGGTGCTCGGCATGAACCTGGCTCATGGCGGTCACCTGACGCATGGCAGCCCGGTTAACGCTTCCGGCCTTCTCTATAATTTTGTCGCTTACGGCGTTCAGGAAGATACCTTCCTTATCGACTACGACGAAGTGCGCAAAGCCGCTTTCAAGCATCGTCCGAAGCTGATCGTCGCCGGCGCAAGCGCCTATCCGCGTACGATTGATTTCGAAGCTCTGGCTTCGATCGCAAGCGACGTCGGCTCGCTGTTCATGGTCGATATGGCGCATATCGCCGGCCTGGTAGCCGCAGGACTTCACACGAGCCCTGTTCCGCATGCCCATTTCGTGACCACGACCACCCACAAGACGCTGCGCGGTCCGCGGGGCGGCATGATTCTCTGCAAACAGCCGTGGGCTGCTGCGATTGACAAGGCCGTATTCCCGGGCTCGCAAGGCGGTCCGTTGATGCATGTCATCGCTGCCAAGGCCGTATCCTTCGGCGAAGCGCTTCAGCCGTCCTTTAAGACTTATGCGGAGAATGTAGTTAAGAATGCTAAGGTGCTGGCGGAAACACTGCTGGGCGAAGGCGTCAATATCGTCTCTGGCGGAACCGACAACCATCTGATGCTGGTTGATACGCGTAATTTGAACATTACCGGCAAGGATGCGGAAAAAGTGCTCGATTCCATTGGCATCACCGTTAATAAAAATGCGATTCCGTTCGATCCGACCAGTCCGTTCGTTACAAGCGGCATCCGGATCGGTACGCCAGCGGTTACCTCGCGCGGCATGGATGAGCAGGCGATGACCGAGATCGGCAAGCTCATCGCTGCCGTGCTGAAGAATCCAAAAGATGAAGCCACGCTGCAAGACGCTGCCCGCCGGGTCGCTGCGCTGACGGAGCGCTTTCCAATTTACCCTTCTTTACAGTACTAA
- a CDS encoding TIGR01440 family protein, whose amino-acid sequence MAGSGHAAKADPSIAEQTYLVLRELAEAGGIGQGKVLIVGASTSEVAGVRIGTGGALEVAQQLLSGVRRAAEEFGFSPVFQCCEHLNRAIVMERRLLEQLGLTEVSAVPIPGAGGSLGAAAYREMTDPVLAETVQAHAGVDIGETLIGMHLRRVAVPFRTSLRYIGEARVNSAYTRPPLIGGERAVYRQQEDNGSKLCD is encoded by the coding sequence TTGGCTGGAAGCGGACATGCTGCCAAGGCAGATCCATCTATTGCCGAACAGACTTATCTCGTGCTGCGGGAACTGGCGGAAGCCGGCGGGATTGGACAAGGCAAAGTGCTCATTGTCGGCGCCAGCACGAGCGAGGTAGCCGGCGTGCGGATCGGCACCGGGGGTGCGCTTGAGGTAGCGCAGCAGCTGCTGTCCGGCGTCCGCCGGGCTGCCGAGGAGTTTGGCTTCTCACCGGTATTTCAGTGCTGTGAGCATTTAAACCGGGCGATTGTAATGGAGCGAAGACTGCTGGAGCAGCTCGGTCTAACTGAGGTGTCGGCAGTGCCGATTCCCGGAGCGGGAGGGTCTCTCGGTGCGGCGGCATACCGCGAGATGACCGATCCCGTGCTTGCCGAAACGGTGCAGGCCCATGCTGGCGTCGATATCGGCGAGACTCTGATTGGAATGCATCTCCGCCGCGTCGCGGTGCCTTTCCGGACATCGCTGCGCTATATCGGAGAAGCCCGCGTCAATTCGGCCTACACCAGACCGCCGCTGATCGGCGGCGAACGCGCGGTGTACCGGCAGCAGGAGGATAACGGGTCGAAGCTGTGTGATTAG
- a CDS encoding low molecular weight protein arginine phosphatase yields the protein MLHILFVCTGNTCRSPMAEGLLRKLAAERGFDLEVRSAGVSAIAGTSMSRHAAAILRDEGINDHITSSQLSGELLTWADLVLTLTQSHKRHVLHYFPNAVLKTHTLKEYVQNEEAVRRDLEELDSLYAGTELSASLGQEPKAADLQRIIEIRQRIPSADIMDPFGGSREDYEYAAAEIRSSLHKLLDKLEVLRRL from the coding sequence ATGCTTCATATTTTGTTCGTCTGCACCGGCAATACATGCCGCAGTCCTATGGCAGAAGGGCTTCTGCGCAAACTGGCGGCGGAGCGGGGATTTGATCTGGAGGTGCGGTCAGCCGGGGTTTCCGCGATCGCCGGAACGTCGATGTCAAGGCATGCGGCGGCCATATTGCGGGATGAGGGCATCAATGATCATATTACTTCCTCCCAGCTTTCGGGCGAACTGCTCACTTGGGCTGATCTGGTGCTGACCCTTACCCAGAGCCATAAAAGGCATGTACTGCATTATTTTCCGAACGCCGTATTGAAGACGCATACTCTCAAGGAATACGTGCAGAATGAGGAAGCGGTGCGCAGGGATCTGGAAGAGCTGGACAGTCTCTATGCCGGAACGGAGCTGTCTGCTTCGCTGGGGCAAGAACCAAAGGCAGCCGACCTGCAGCGGATTATCGAGATCCGCCAGCGGATACCGAGCGCAGATATTATGGACCCGTTCGGCGGAAGCCGCGAGGACTATGAATATGCGGCCGCTGAAATCCGTTCGTCGCTTCATAAGCTGCTGGATAAGCTTGAAGTCTTACGCCGTTTGTAA
- a CDS encoding manganese efflux pump MntP: MGEVPAGWGQIVTIAIMALALGMDAFSLGVGIGMKGIRLLHVLQMSLLIAFFHVLMPLLGLVTGSYVGHLLGRVAGIAAGVLLVALGGHMVLGSFRTGEGAAMRGVDHRTLWGMLLISLSVSIDSFSVGVSLGVFVSNVLLTVLAFGACGGLMSISGLLLGRHVSRGLGEYGEALGGAILLGFGLLFIF; encoded by the coding sequence ATGGGAGAAGTACCGGCCGGATGGGGCCAGATCGTAACCATTGCAATCATGGCGCTCGCTCTGGGAATGGATGCCTTTTCGCTTGGCGTAGGGATCGGGATGAAAGGCATCCGTCTTCTTCATGTGCTGCAAATGAGCCTGCTCATTGCTTTTTTTCATGTGCTGATGCCTCTGCTGGGACTTGTTACCGGAAGCTATGTCGGGCACTTGCTGGGCCGGGTGGCGGGGATTGCCGCCGGGGTGCTGCTCGTTGCGCTGGGCGGGCATATGGTGCTCGGTTCGTTCCGCACCGGAGAGGGCGCTGCAATGAGAGGGGTCGACCACCGCACTCTGTGGGGGATGCTGCTCATTTCGCTCAGCGTCAGCATCGATTCGTTCTCGGTCGGCGTCTCGCTCGGCGTATTTGTGAGCAATGTTTTGCTGACCGTACTGGCCTTTGGGGCCTGCGGCGGGCTGATGTCAATCTCCGGGCTGCTGCTTGGACGGCATGTAAGCCGTGGACTCGGAGAATACGGGGAGGCGCTCGGCGGGGCGATTCTGCTCGGGTTTGGCTTGCTGTTCATCTTCTGA
- a CDS encoding L-threonylcarbamoyladenylate synthase, producing the protein METKYWKLSCAERKTGRERSDSEADLKAIAEAAELLRAGNTVAFPTETVYGLGADARNTEAVEAIFQAKGRPSDNPLIVHIADRAVLEELVTDVPAAAAALMDAYWPGPLTVVLPLRPSVLSPRVTAGLDTVGVRMPDHPVALALLSAAGCPVAAPSANRSGRPSPTLAVHVLDDLAGKIGGVLDGGAAGVGLESTVVQVQPDGSVAVLRPGGITAAQLAAVAGDAAVTGASAAPDFTPPQEAAEALNHPAAPNAAGKSSPAPRAPGMKYAHYAPQGWLGVVRGSSPAGAAKTAAGLLASARRRGETTGMLLFEEHLPLYPAGAADCIVSLGPLASLETAARSLYAALRRFDEAGATYILAEACPETGLGSAIMNRLMKAAAGRVIDAE; encoded by the coding sequence ATGGAGACAAAATATTGGAAGCTGAGCTGTGCGGAGAGGAAAACCGGACGGGAGCGGAGCGATAGCGAGGCGGACCTTAAGGCGATTGCGGAAGCGGCGGAGCTGCTGAGGGCGGGGAATACGGTCGCTTTTCCGACCGAGACGGTGTACGGCCTGGGAGCGGACGCGCGTAATACGGAGGCGGTTGAGGCGATTTTCCAGGCAAAAGGACGTCCTTCGGACAATCCGCTCATCGTCCATATTGCCGACCGAGCGGTGCTTGAAGAGCTTGTGACGGATGTGCCCGCAGCGGCGGCGGCCTTAATGGACGCCTACTGGCCCGGTCCGCTGACCGTGGTGCTGCCGCTTCGCCCTAGCGTGCTGTCGCCGCGCGTAACTGCAGGCCTGGACACGGTCGGCGTACGCATGCCGGACCATCCGGTGGCGCTGGCGCTGCTGTCGGCGGCAGGTTGTCCGGTTGCCGCTCCCAGCGCCAACCGCTCGGGGCGGCCAAGCCCTACGCTGGCCGTCCATGTGCTGGACGATCTTGCCGGCAAGATCGGCGGCGTGCTGGACGGCGGGGCCGCAGGCGTCGGCCTGGAGTCGACCGTCGTGCAGGTGCAGCCGGACGGCTCCGTCGCCGTGCTCCGTCCCGGCGGCATCACGGCGGCGCAACTCGCCGCCGTCGCCGGAGACGCCGCCGTCACGGGCGCTTCGGCGGCGCCCGATTTCACGCCTCCGCAGGAAGCCGCGGAGGCTCTAAACCACCCCGCCGCCCCGAACGCGGCGGGGAAGAGCAGCCCGGCGCCGCGCGCGCCGGGCATGAAGTACGCGCACTACGCGCCGCAGGGCTGGCTCGGCGTCGTGCGCGGCTCTTCGCCGGCTGGCGCGGCGAAGACGGCGGCGGGCCTGCTGGCGTCGGCCCGCAGGCGCGGCGAGACGACGGGGATGCTCCTCTTCGAGGAGCATCTGCCCCTGTATCCCGCCGGCGCCGCTGACTGCATCGTCTCGCTTGGCCCGCTGGCCTCGCTGGAGACGGCTGCCCGCTCCCTGTATGCCGCGCTGCGGCGCTTCGATGAAGCGGGAGCGACATATATCTTAGCCGAGGCTTGCCCGGAGACGGGGCTTGGCTCTGCGATCATGAACCGGCTGATGAAAGCCGCAGCCGGCCGCGTGATCGACGCCGAATAG
- the spoIIR gene encoding stage II sporulation protein R yields the protein MNAKKGIDGDSLRKTFTYTAILICILMFVMMAWEGQKTDAAVSGGPIPKESIRLRILANSDGAQDQLVKRQLRDKIVEQMNGWVAELEDPQSLDQARAVIREHLPELNKLVGNELDKRGIGYSYKVELGIVPFPTKLYGGTVYPAGEYEALRVTLGKGEGQNWWCVLFPPLCFIDAGSGDAAAKPAGEAKAVKVSADGKGGAGKAKEGNAVLTGERQPDAKAQAAPAAEQPKVRFFIWDLLLKIGSWIRGLWA from the coding sequence ATGAACGCCAAAAAAGGAATCGACGGAGATTCGCTGCGTAAGACCTTTACGTATACTGCCATTTTAATTTGTATCCTTATGTTTGTCATGATGGCCTGGGAAGGGCAAAAAACCGATGCTGCCGTTAGCGGCGGCCCCATTCCGAAGGAGTCGATCCGTCTGCGGATTCTCGCCAATTCGGACGGGGCGCAGGATCAACTGGTAAAGCGGCAGCTCCGCGATAAAATTGTAGAGCAGATGAACGGGTGGGTCGCCGAACTTGAGGACCCGCAGAGTCTGGATCAGGCGCGTGCCGTTATACGCGAGCATTTGCCGGAACTGAATAAACTGGTTGGCAATGAACTGGACAAGCGAGGCATCGGCTACAGTTATAAGGTGGAGCTGGGAATTGTTCCGTTCCCGACCAAGCTGTACGGAGGGACGGTTTATCCCGCCGGAGAATATGAAGCACTTCGCGTAACACTTGGAAAAGGAGAGGGTCAGAACTGGTGGTGCGTGCTGTTCCCTCCGCTCTGCTTCATTGATGCAGGGTCGGGCGATGCGGCGGCCAAGCCTGCCGGTGAGGCCAAGGCCGTGAAGGTGTCTGCGGATGGAAAGGGCGGCGCCGGGAAGGCAAAGGAGGGTAATGCGGTGCTGACTGGGGAGCGGCAGCCGGATGCCAAGGCCCAAGCGGCGCCCGCTGCGGAGCAGCCGAAGGTACGGTTCTTTATCTGGGATCTGCTGCTCAAAATCGGAAGCTGGATCAGGGGCTTGTGGGCATAG
- a CDS encoding DUF4878 domain-containing protein has translation MFVKKSNLILLVMVLLASFSFGSTSFAKESPESKAKEVVKEFLVAMDKGDINKALELVVDTRFSNIDEQIKEYKEYSGTKNFHSLEIVSVDIENEGSLFVNLKDTSTSSDSREVINVKNYSGQWKISLGSSEKESGKSSDFSINTLADHFEFTNFQYGPHYTNDTFTIPSGVSNVVIQGWQYSSNEYPASASYQLARSTWLGYSTYGTPVDVDKKGDYNITLSGASEGSGFCIRIFVGNSSQINGAGNVMYNP, from the coding sequence ATGTTTGTAAAAAAATCCAATCTCATTCTACTTGTAATGGTTCTACTAGCATCTTTTTCTTTCGGAAGCACAAGCTTTGCTAAAGAGTCACCTGAATCTAAAGCCAAGGAAGTCGTTAAAGAGTTTCTTGTTGCGATGGATAAAGGAGATATTAATAAGGCTTTAGAGTTAGTTGTTGATACACGTTTTTCAAACATAGACGAACAGATTAAAGAATATAAAGAGTATAGCGGCACCAAAAACTTCCACTCCCTTGAAATCGTTTCTGTAGATATTGAGAATGAAGGTTCGTTGTTTGTTAACCTAAAGGATACTTCAACATCATCCGATTCACGAGAGGTTATAAACGTTAAGAATTATAGCGGCCAATGGAAAATTTCATTAGGCAGTAGTGAAAAAGAGTCGGGTAAATCATCCGACTTTTCAATTAACACATTGGCTGACCACTTCGAATTTACTAATTTCCAATATGGGCCACATTATACTAATGATACATTTACAATCCCTAGCGGCGTTAGTAACGTGGTTATACAAGGTTGGCAATACTCTAGTAATGAATATCCTGCTAGTGCCTCTTATCAACTTGCAAGATCTACTTGGCTAGGTTATTCTACGTACGGTACCCCTGTTGATGTTGATAAAAAAGGAGACTATAACATAACTCTCTCTGGCGCTTCTGAGGGTAGTGGTTTTTGTATAAGAATTTTCGTCGGGAATAGTTCACAAATAAATGGTGCTGGTAATGTGATGTATAATCCTTAA